The following coding sequences lie in one Apium graveolens cultivar Ventura chromosome 3, ASM990537v1, whole genome shotgun sequence genomic window:
- the LOC141711300 gene encoding auxin efflux carrier component 5-like — translation MHSCNMLWLHFEMPSIMEECILIVSKAAVGTYMFCLGLFMAINKKIDENWSIGVPITGILWRFIMGPICWGLACLYLGLDGEVLKATIIQATLPPAYLSFYYAQEYRIDIDCISHG, via the exons ATGCACTCCTGCAACATGCTTTG GTTGCATTTTGAGATGCCAAGCATTATGGAGGAATGTATTTTGATTGTGTCGAAAGCAGCTGTGGGCACTTACATGTTCTGCTTGG GTTTATTCATGGCAATTAATAAAAAGATAGATGAAAATTGGTCGATTGGAGTCCCTATTACCGGCATCCTTTGGAGGTTTATCATGGGACCAATTTGTTGGGGCCTTGCCTGTCTTTATTTAGGATTAGATGGTGAAGTGTTAAAGGCAACAATAATCCAG GCGACACTTCCTCCAGCATATTTATCTTTCTATTATGCTCAAGAATATAGAATAGATATCGATTGCATTAGCCATGG GTGA